The Vitis riparia cultivar Riparia Gloire de Montpellier isolate 1030 chromosome 10, EGFV_Vit.rip_1.0, whole genome shotgun sequence genome includes a region encoding these proteins:
- the LOC117923436 gene encoding stilbene synthase 2-like yields the protein MASVEDIRNAQRAKGPATILAIGTATPDNCVYQSDYADYYFRVTKSEHMTDLKKKFNRICEKSMIKKRYVHLTEEMLEEHPNMGAYMAPSLNIRQEIITAEVPKLGKEAALKALKEWGQPKSKITHLVFCTTSGVEMPGADYKLANLLGLETSVRRVMLYHQGCYAGGTVLRTAKDLAENNAGARVLVVCSEITVVTFRGPSETHLDSLVGQALFGDGSAAVIVGSDPDTSIERPLFQLVSAAQTFIPNTQGAIAGNLREVGLTFHLWPNVPTLISENIEKCLTQAFAPLGISDWNSLFWIAHPGGPAILDAVEAKLNLEKKKLEATRHILSEYGNMSSACVLFILDEMRKKSLKEERTTTGEGLEWGVLFGFGPGLTIETVVLHSVVGATN from the exons ATGGCATCTGTGGAGGACATTAGAAACGCTCAACGTGCCAAGGGGCCGGCCACCATTCTAGCCATTGGCACTGCTACTCCAGACAACTGTGTCTACCAGTCCGATTACGCTGATTACTATTTCCGGGTCACTAAAAGCGAGCACATGACCGACTTGAAGAAGAAGTTCAACCGCATAT GTGAGAAATCAATGATCAAAAAGCGATACGTTCATTTGACTGAAGAAATGCTAGAAGAGCACCCAAATATGGGTGCTTACATGGCTCCATCGCTCAACATACGCCAAGAAATTATCACTGCCGAGGTACCTAAGCTTGGTAAGGAGGCCGCATTGAAGGCTCTTAAAGAGTGGGGCCAGCCTAAGTCCAAGATCACTCACCTTGTATTTTGTACAACTTCGGGAGTAGAAATGCCCGGTGCAGACTATAAACTAGCCAATCTTCTAGGCCTGGAAACATCAGTTAGAAGAGTGATGTTGTATCATCAAGGCTGCTATGCAGGTGGGACTGTTCTCCGAACTGCTAAGGATCTCGCAGAGAATAATGCAGGAGCACGAGTTCTAGTGGTATGCTCTGAAATCACGGTTGTAACTTTTCGTGGGCCTTCTGAAACCCATTTAGACTCTTTAGTGGGTCAAGCCCTTTTTGGTGATGGGTCAGCAGCTGTAATTGTTGGATCAGATCCAGATACCTCCATTGAACGACCACTCTTCCAACTTGTTTCAGCGGCCCAAACATTCATTCCTAATACACAAGGTGCTATTGCTGGCAACTTACGCGAGGTGGGTCTAACCTTTCATTTGTGGCCTAATGTGCCTACTCTGATTTCCGAGAATATAGAGAAGTGCTTGACTCAAGCTTTTGCCCCACTTGGTATTAGTGATTGGAACTCCTTGTTTTGGATCGCTCATCCAGGTGGGCCGGCCATTCTGGATGCAGTTGAAGCAAAACTCAATTTGGAGAAGAAGAAACTTGAAGCAACAAGACACATCTTAAGTGAGTACGGTAATATGTCAAGTGCATGTgtgttgtttattttggatgagATGAGAAAGAAATCACTTAAGGAAGAAAGGACCACCACAGGTGAAGGATTGGAATGGGGtgttttatttggttttggGCCAGGTTTGACCATTGAAACTGTTGTGCTGCATAGCGTTGTTGGGGCTACAAATTGA